A window of Castanea sativa cultivar Marrone di Chiusa Pesio chromosome 8, ASM4071231v1 genomic DNA:
CCCGACCTTTCTTTTGTGGCTTGCATCTTCTAAGGATTGGGTCATACTAATTTGTGGGCCGTTCCAAGCCTTTCATACCCGGCCCCTGTTACTTGTTTCCTGCCACACAATTTTGTCGTGCCTGCCATGAGGCCTTCTTGATCCTAAGCCTGTTGGGCCACTTTGAACATTttctatttattctttcttcGAATGCCCAATGATCCCTTTAAGCCCTTTTGCTACTCGCAGGCTCCTATTGTCTCACTTATTTCCATTTAGGCGTCCTTGGCCCATTTACTCTTTCGGGCGTCCTTGGCCCTTTTTCAATTCTACGtctcccatgggcttttactaacttcttAGGCCTCCTCGGCCCAAGCATTTCTCACTTTTCCTTTGGGGGTTATGGGTTTTCCACAGTCCCctactttctttacttgcactACTTTTGGTCTGCCGTAGCAGCTATAGCCCATTCTCGCTTTTCCAAATCTATACAGTCCATGGGTTCGTGATTACTTTCTTCCGAGCCTTTTTAGGCCCACTTACTTCCTCAGGATTCATTTATTTGCTTGTTAGACCCACTATTCGTTGTTCCTGCCACTCGCTTAATGGTATTTCCACAATACTTTCTATAGCCCATGACTTTGGGCCTTCCTCTCTATTGGGCTCGTCACAAAATGAGCATCTAGActcttctatacggtatgaatatttaatgtgattctttctaaaatttttgataataacatatttgattgtttagttagatttcttttgatgtattagttcttccatgctttcaataagttcaatcatgtttttcttattgtttagatgaatttttaatagtttcaaatagaaattatgttttaaaGTGAATAGGTTTTTTCTGAAAACTattctaaccgcattattaatctAGGTTATCATGTGTTTTTtaattgtctcagttcaaccgaatcacaagtttttatttgtacaaaaacaatcaattatggaatatatattttattaaatattataaagaatttcatatcgaCATAAGGAAACAACCGATGTcatagtatttacattattaatttaaataagtttttattattatccttGTTAACAATCACTAAGCAAAaatacttttcttcttcacccaaattgttgtttgattatattatctttgaaTTTGTCTTGCTCCTTGTGGTGCGACGTGTACTCCAAGAATTATGGGCCCATTTGGTATATGTATTTAAACAACtgtttctaatatttttaaaaatatctataGGTGAAAAAGTGCATAAAAATAAgcgtaatattgtttaaaaaacatTATTGCTAAGAGTGAGTAAGCAATTTTGGCCCGGGAGAGCTGCTACGTGTTCAAAGGCAATTTTTGGGAGCAAAGCACAACCGGTGGAAAGCTTGAAGCAAGAGAATCTGTAGCTCTGTTAGCCTCTCTAAAGTAATGCACGATTTTCACCTAGTGGAAAGCTTGAAGAATAGCCCTGCAGTCAGCCACTAGAGACAGGGCTAGTCTATATATAGAATTTGAACTGGAAACAAGTGATGTTATATCCGCGGCGTCCACATTCATTGATACTGAGCTTTTCAATCCTAAGAGATTTTGCCATAAGGATGAAAGAAGTCCCAATTGCTATTGGAATTACGAATGAGCCCACCACCTCCAACATAGGCGGAGTTGGGAGTGACCAAAGCATCCGTATTCAACTTACTCCAACCCGAGGAGGTTAGGAGGTATAACAGGACCGTATGGGAGTTGACAATAGCGGAATTGGTCATGGATGATTGGAACAGCTGCGTGTGTGGTAGTCCTCCTCAAACTGTTTGGACAAATGCGTGAACCAAAGTTCCCACCACCAAAACTCATCATCAGCTGTTGGGTGCGTGAATTTCTGCTTTTATAGTTTCAAAACTCAACAATCTGAACCCATTAACCCGATCATACAATAATCTGAACCATGATTGCGTAAAATACAACTATAAACTCAGCCTTATTGACttataaatctaaattttgtcatGCTTTTTGTTTCTGCTTTGATGCTGTGTTATCATACTTTgttcaatttaaattattaacaaTGCTAAAGTGAACATAGTATGTGATTGCTTAATGCAAGAAATTTGAGGACTGTGTCATATACCAATTTCTGCTATTTGCATTGTTAGTATAATCTACACTTATCTGTGCTAGTCTGCTGGACCATTATAGGAGCAGTTGGTGATTGGTTCTTCGGTATAAGGGTAATGTTAAGTTCCTGGTAGTTCAGAGATTTGAGAAGGAAGGAATGAGGATTAAGGAAGAAAATCACAGTTACTTTGAGGGTAACCAACCTCCTaagcaaagaaagaagaagataggcACAAACTTGGGTTAATTTCTCTGGATAACCTCTAATTGATCATCTTAGCAGCTTATATACAATGCAATCTCTGCTTAACCAATTCCCACCCAAAAGCTAACTAACTAACTAGCTGCATTACTGTAACTAACTGTATTACTGTGCTAACAATACTAGCATACAATACAACACATGGTAGCTTCGGTAAATACAGCTGATACAGCTAGTATCCTAACAGGTAACCAAGAATTCCAATAAGCTATTCCTGTTACAGACCTAAAGACAGGTTATTTTATACAGTATTATTTCACAATCTAAaccattttatttagttagtttcaAAACTAATCTATTAGGCTAGATTTATGATGAAAAAGATTCTCCCCATATGATAAAAAATTCATAAGGTTCCATATATTCTCTCCCCATTCGTACATATTCTGTTTTGTTAGATTTCTTTctcaattcttctttttttatgttgtttttagCTCCAAAAGAATGTACTAACTTTGTATTTAGTATGTTATTTGAAGAATTTACATATTATGTTATGCAGAGCTAAATGAgatttttaccttttctttttatgggtCTCAATTTATGAGATGAGAAGAACCTATATAACTGGGAACTAGAAAAATCTTTGTCTTGTATTTGAGAAGAAGATTCATTTGACATAATTCTCCCCACTCCAATATGAGTAGAATTGCTGAATTTAGCTATGTTGACAATGTCCACTATGGCATCATGTTGGCTAATATCATAACATTTCCCAAGGgctttatttaatatatatatatatatatatatatatatcagtcgcctaaaataaaaataaaattttttgctgTTGTTTTTTTGGTCATAGTTTCTCCAATTGTAGCCTCATGTAAGGATCCCTTAGATCAGGATTGTGTGCCTCTATCTCAGATTAGGATTGATTTCCTCTGGCCTTTCTTCAATGATAAAGTGGGCTACTCCTTCCATTACAACTGCATCTTGCAAGCTTTCCCAAGGACATTTGTTTGCAAAATGAGCTTCAATGTGTTTCAGGGGAAAATTATCCTTggaaaaaattttcaacaaaaacttatttttctcAGTATgttaattagtttttcttttgaaggTGTAAGTTAATTACTTATTTTCCTGTGCGCAAATTGGTCTACTATTATTGCTGCAGTCGGCTGCATATAATTTCATTCATGTGACATGCTTATttagtttaaaagttttttgccttttcttttattatttggaaattttatatttggtttggTAATGAAGGTGTTTCCTTTGGTGATGATAATGCATACTTATCACCATGTTGCTGTGATTGACAAAAGCCCCACAATGACCAACCATCTTTAATCTTGCTGTCTGCAACATCACAGTGTTAATATTTCATAATGGCCATTATAATGGATGATTAGTAGATGTCACCTTATTAGCTGCATATaagaaatgggaaaaacctGCAATTTCTGAGATTTTTTTGGTTGCAGATGCTGCTCAGCATTTGGAGTGGGTTGCGACAGATAAATAGGTTGAACATCACCTGGATGCTCCAGGTCGGTACGTAATTGTTCTTTCCATATTCCTGAAAGGATTTAAGCTCTAGACACCTGAAGGTTTTGACAGTATGATTTGGTCCCAATCTAATTTCTAGGCCAAAAGGATTGTAATCCTGTTGGAACATTTTGCCTACCTTTCTTGCAAATTCTATTTCTTGATAAAAAGATATTCACTTATATGAACCTCAAGCTCCAGTTTTTCCCAATTGATGATGGCACTTGGAGAGGCTTGGAAATGGtgatattaaaaaagaaaaaaaattcttatgaGTTTAGTATAATCCTCACCTATAGCTCACTCTTATTACCTGGAAGAAGTTGCAATTTCTTatgagtattttatttttatttttataatccatctctctctttgttcAAGTACCTATTTTCCTTCTCGCATATATGTCAATCATTATCTAATTGGGTAGAAGAGAAGCATGATATCAGGCATTACTTGCATGTGGAAGACTTAAAGCCTAATTGATAAATATTacataatttagattttatttagaACTTGGTCGTCTACTTTCATGAGAAATACCATTTTGAATAgtttatgattattatttttggttaagtTTATTCTGATGGAAATTGTGTGACTATCTTTTGTGAAACTGTCAAAGCCTAGTTACAAAAGTACACTAATTAACACGAATTTTTTGAAGCTGCCTTTCTtgaatttttaacaatttcatgGGTTTTCAAAATGATTCTATTAGATCTCATGAAGGCTTCATTGCTGAActttgaaataattaaaaaatatttagattaGATTGGCAAAGGCCTTatagctgaattgacacctccccatgcacaaagtgcttggggtcTAGGAAGGAAAGGGTTCGAATTGCAGGGTTaacagcatgttgtaattatctttaaaaaaaaaaaaaaacaataaagaggagtaatGTTTTATCAATTGTTGATGAAAATAGTGAAGATCAAAAACCTATTGAAACAAAGTAGTTTGAGATAAGCATGATTAAATTATACCTTTATGCAAAGTTATTTTCCCGTGCGTCACACGGGTTTGGactaattttattaatacttgAGCACTACATACTTTATCACAAGCCTAATCTTATaggcttttatatatattcaatagtTGGGTATAAAAGAGGTTTCCtatatagaaaacaaaaaatgccTTTAAGtttactaattttattataaaatgataatgaatatcaattataccatatcaTGGGCGGCTCTAGGAACAGTtcaggggttcaaatgaacccctgaGCTGggccaaaaataaatttatatatatatatatatataattttcttttttaatttgacactcctaaactaaaattttgaacccctggacctaaatttttttttaagctcagttgaaataaatttcttaattatttcttaccatatcaataatttaataaataaatttcttaattaatttttgttgtcttCAAAAATTACACATCCGATTATAAGaattaattatttctcaaacacatgtatatatatgtttgtgctAGAAATCTTACCTTAGACATACCCTGGTCACCAAACTAACTTGCTATTTGCTAAAAGATCAGTATCTCAAAAGGATGTGAGAGAAGATTGTGGATAGAATAAGTGAATTACGAAAGCATCGTGGAGATTTGATTTACACAAAGTTGAGTTCCTTGCACAGATATTATATGTGGTTGGCGAATTTTCactagttctttttttttgagttatttcTAGTGTGTGGTTGGaggaatattttatttatagtaaaTAGGATATATGGTTAGAGAATTTTCAATTGAAGTTCTTTTTtcttagatttcttttgatttgtTAAAGAACATTGGGGATtatagtttttcctttttcttctaatataatatttttacttacCACTCCTGATGCAGGAGACgtaagaagatttttatttagtattatttatgtttgcaagtcgATTGTATTTCtatgttttaggtcctagtagtttattaggttattaatattttaatttggaagcaaggttattttcataataagacaattagggtttcctagccaattagaactaAGGTTTAGtaatcctttataagcaacctattgtactccttgaagagatagttgatattttgatgaatgaaaaaatggtCGTTTGGTCTTTCTTTGGTCTGGTGTTGACTCTAGGTCtaccctaggtgctgactctTAGTAGTTTTcccgcttggtgctgactccaagcaaggcCTAGGTGCTAACTCTTGGGTcatatccttttattttattgctgTTTTACTTTTGTTCTGGTTGTCCTGTGTTCaacccccctccaaaaaaaaaaaaaaacactcaatttGAGCTTTGGTTATTTTAGTCATTCTTGGTGTTTTTTTTGTTCGTTTGGGATAGCATATTTTCATTGGTTTATTTGGCTTAAAAGATAAGCTAGGAAAAAGTACAATTGTatcctttatttatttctttttttttaagttgtacATAGTCCAAATAAACTGAATGGCAGATGCATGGGACAGGCATGGGACTTTTATTCCATTTCCAAAGATCCAGTTTTCTCTTTTACAGTAGGGCAGATGTAATGTTATTTTCTCCTGTTTTGTTGTGTTGTTAATATTATGTATAATATCTCAATCTGTTATAATTATATGGATATCTCTTTTCCCAAAATATACATGTccatacatacacacatacataacCTAAGCATATAATATCTGCATGTATGGACTAGGCCAAATATTtaagcaaatttttttcttggtcGGTTTGATATCTTTCATGTGATGCGTGTCATATTTATATGGGAACTTGGAATCGTAATTGTATGCTAGTCTTCATTGCATCGCACAAATTTATTTGGTGTACtgatttttgttattatcattGTTCAGGTAAATTAGGAGTACTCTGAGCAAACATAAAAAGACCCATATTCTCTCTGAAGTGGAACAAGAAGGGTGATTATCTTCTTATAGGCAGTTGTGATAAAACTGCAATTGTATGGGATGTGAAGGCAGAGGAATCGAAACAACAATTTGAATTTCATACAGGTTGTTACATTTGAATGAATATTGATACTCATCAGTGTTTGTCTTGTGCAACAATTTCCTTTGTTTGGGTTTAAACTTGAATATTTTTGTATCATTTAGGTCCAACACTTGATGTTGACTGGCGCAACAATGTTTCATTTGCAACAAGTTCCACAGACAATATGACATATGTTTGCAAGATTGGAGAAAACCGTCCTATCAAAACTTTTTCTGGGCATGAggtttgttcttgaattctacTGCTCATATTGCTCCCTAAGTATTGCTTGTATATTTTTCTATTCATGGCCAACCTTGGGGCTTAGTGTGGATTTTTGCTGGGAATTGCCAGCTCCACCTTTAGGAATGTTTCAGTTTACTCAAAATTTATGCATCGACCCTAAGATTAATCAAGTAGCAAAACATGTATTTACCAGCTTAGTGCCTACATTAGTGGTAGTAGTTACTAGAATTGCCTCATTGTGTCTAAATCTGTTCACTTTGACTATCAAGTAGCAAAACCTGTTGGCTTCTGAATGTTTGGAAAGCATTAGATCAAACTATGTGCATTGACTTATAAAGTGATTTCATtgtaaggttttctttttttaatgctaaTTATGAACTTTGTGCGATTTCAGGGTGAAGTTAACTGTGTCAAATGGGGTCCAACAGGTTCTTTGTTGGCCTCTTGCTCTGATGATATCACTGCAAAGGTTGTTCATGCTATTCCTTCCTTTTAAGAAATTGATTTacatcttatattttatttttatttttataagtaattactgcttcatcaaataaaaaacaaaagcacaGAAGGGACCAGAGCACACAGGCAGTGTGCTATGGGccaacaaagaaaacaaaattataaagcaAGAAAATTACAGCTATCAAGTAAATCAGCCAAAGAGTTAAAAGTGAAAAAACCGGCATTTTTCCTTTCAGATAAAGTCTGGAAGAATAGCAGCTTCAAATCATGAATCAACCTCTTGCTTCCTTCAAAAGTGCAAGTATTCATTTCCCACCAAATACACCACATGGGACAATGAGGGATCATGGCCCCAAATCGCTGCATATCTATATCTGTTAAACTTACTTGGCCAGCTTGCTAGATAATCCACAACCCCATTGGCATAACCCACAGAACGCCAAATAGAGAAAACACCAAATTCCACAACTCTCTAGCAACAGGGCAGTGCATAAGTAAATGATCAATAGTCTCCTCATCTCTCTTATACATTCAACACCAATTGATCACCATTACTCTACACCTCCTCAAATTATACTACTTAAATCCTCCCCAATGCCACAgtccaaagaaagaaactaacctTTGTAGGTGCTTTCGGCTTCCATATAGACTTCCAAGGAAAAGAGAGTTGAGTAGAAGAATGTAAGGCCTATAAAAGGATCTAACATCAAAAGTATGCTTGGAGGAGGGGATCCAGCAAAGCTCATCCACTACATTCTTTCTCCTCGGGCCAGAATAGATCCAATCCATAAAGGAGACAACCAATTCCAATTCCCAATCTTGTGCTGGTTTAACAAAACTGACATTCCAATGATAACTATCCTCTGAAAGAGATAACAAGTCTGCCACTGAAGCATACCTGTTACAAGCAAAGCCATAAAGTTCAGGAAAGTTGTCTTTCAAAGGAAGCCCTGTACACCAAGGGTCATGCCAGAATTTTATAGAAGAGTCATCTCCCGCCTTAAAGTTAACAAAACGATAAAAAGTGTTGCACCCTTTCCTGATCCTCTTCCAAAGACAAACTCTGTAGGGCCCCTGCACAGAATTAGACCACCAACCCCCCCGGCCCCGCCCCACCCCGCCCCCTGCATCTTATGTTCCATTGACATAGATTTTCACTGTTGACATTATATATGTGCGTGTTTGTGTGTCTGCACTTTTGTCACTGCAAGGGTTGTTTATGGTACTATTAGTACATTGATTTGCATCTTATGTTCCCTTGACGTAGATGTTTGCTCTTAGCattatctgtgtgtgtgtgtgtgtatgccATCTTCAATTTGTATCTCAATCTTTAAATTAATTTGACCTGTTTCATACAGTTTCATCCCATTTCTTCTTGGCTTATCTTGGTTCTTGTCACTCCGAAATATATATCGTTCtgttggttttttctttttggtgtgtttttgttttcaatttcaactaataTATAGCAATGTTGTAGATATGGAGCATGAAGCAAGAGAGGTATGTTCATGACTTAAAGGATCATGCTAAGGTACTGTGGagattttgtttctctttttaatcTCAATGTCTTTGCCTCCCAGCATATGCACTTCAGCTCTGACTGGATTGTTCTCAGAAACATTGAATAATTGTTTTGCAGGAGATATATACTATCAGATGGAGTCCCACTGGACCTGGAACAAGCAACCCTAATCATTAGTTATTGTTGGCAAGGTATATGCTgttgatttaatgaatttga
This region includes:
- the LOC142605530 gene encoding WD40 repeat-containing protein HOS15-like; its protein translation is MTYVCKIGENRPIKTFSGHEGEVNCVKWGPTGSLLASCSDDITAKIWSMKQERYVHDLKDHAKEIYTIRWSPTGPGTSNPNH